A window from Pseudooceanicola algae encodes these proteins:
- the proB gene encoding glutamate 5-kinase, giving the protein MASLIGARRVVVKIGSALLVDKETGQLRAEWLQALAQDVAEMRARGVEIVLVSSGSIALGRGVLGLGLGVLALEQAQAAAAVGQIGLAAAYNDALGRYGIQVGQVLMTLEDSEDRRRYLNSRNTLDHLLGLGVVPIVNENDTIATDEIRYGDNDRLAARIAVTVGADRLVLLSDVDGLYTANPTLDPTARRFDVIDHITPEIEGMAGDAGSGLSKGGMKTKVMAAKMAVAAGCAMVITLGTHQNPLKKLKDGAPSTWFLAEGDPQAARKGWIGAMKPRGRLQLDAGAVRALEQGRSLLPAGVTQVTGRFERGDPVEILGPEGLLLGIGLTRYTSPEAEAIRGHKSHDIEALLGYPGRAALIHRDDMALSLRVSEPTAK; this is encoded by the coding sequence ATGGCGTCCCTGATCGGTGCGCGCCGGGTGGTCGTCAAGATCGGCTCGGCGCTTCTGGTCGACAAGGAGACCGGCCAGCTGCGGGCGGAATGGTTGCAGGCGCTGGCCCAGGACGTGGCCGAGATGCGCGCCCGTGGGGTCGAGATCGTCCTAGTGTCCTCCGGCTCCATCGCGCTTGGGCGCGGGGTGCTGGGCCTCGGGCTGGGTGTGCTGGCGCTGGAGCAGGCGCAAGCGGCGGCGGCGGTCGGTCAGATCGGACTTGCGGCAGCCTATAACGACGCGCTCGGGCGCTACGGCATTCAGGTGGGTCAGGTGCTGATGACGCTGGAAGACAGCGAGGACCGGCGCCGTTACCTGAATTCCCGCAACACGCTGGACCATCTTCTGGGGCTTGGCGTGGTGCCGATCGTCAACGAAAACGACACCATCGCCACGGACGAGATCCGCTATGGGGACAACGACCGTCTTGCCGCGCGCATTGCCGTCACCGTGGGCGCCGACCGGCTGGTGCTGCTGTCGGATGTCGACGGGCTGTATACCGCCAACCCCACGCTGGATCCGACCGCCCGGCGTTTCGACGTCATCGACCATATCACGCCCGAGATCGAGGGCATGGCCGGCGACGCCGGGTCCGGCCTGTCCAAGGGCGGAATGAAGACCAAGGTCATGGCCGCCAAGATGGCCGTCGCTGCCGGTTGTGCCATGGTGATCACTTTAGGAACTCACCAGAACCCGTTGAAAAAGCTTAAGGACGGTGCGCCATCCACCTGGTTTCTGGCAGAAGGCGATCCGCAGGCCGCCCGCAAGGGCTGGATCGGGGCGATGAAGCCGCGGGGCCGCCTGCAACTGGATGCCGGCGCGGTGCGCGCGCTGGAACAGGGGCGGTCGCTGCTGCCTGCAGGGGTCACGCAAGTCACCGGGCGTTTCGAGCGCGGCGACCCGGTCGAGATCCTCGGGCCGGAGGGGCTGCTTCTGGGGATCGGCCTCACGCGCTATACCAGCCCCGAGGCCGAGGCGATCCGGGGCCACAAGAGCCACGACATCGAGGCGCTTCTGGGCTATCCGGGACGCGCGGCGCTGATCCACCGGGACGACATGGCGCTGAGCCTGCGGGTCAGCGAACCGACGGCGAAGTAG
- a CDS encoding lysophospholipid acyltransferase family protein — protein sequence MSDTWHSEQTPPEPRLGPGHWVRFAFRALLLVIFILPGLALILVIRLFEKPLCGLRRPVSGRVQQLFGRYALWVARIPLRVTGRPMTGPGAFVANHSTWLDIFSLAAPVRLIFVAKSEVAAWPGVGPLARICGTIFIRRHRREARVQQGVLTARFKAGQRLLFFPEGTSTDGRRVLAFKSTLFASFLTQDLRDLLHIQPVTVIYRAPAGQDRLFYGWWGDMSFAGNLVKVFGARRQGSVEVIYHDPLKVADFNDRKSLALACEQAVRGGMPWDWQRSD from the coding sequence ATGAGCGATACCTGGCATTCCGAACAGACCCCGCCCGAACCACGGCTCGGCCCCGGCCACTGGGTCCGGTTTGCATTCCGCGCGCTGTTGCTGGTGATCTTCATCCTGCCGGGGTTGGCGCTGATCCTGGTGATCCGCCTCTTTGAAAAGCCGCTTTGCGGGCTGCGCCGGCCGGTTTCGGGCCGCGTGCAGCAGCTGTTCGGCCGCTATGCGCTATGGGTGGCGCGAATCCCGCTGCGGGTCACGGGCCGCCCGATGACCGGACCGGGGGCCTTTGTCGCCAACCATTCCACCTGGCTTGATATTTTCAGCCTTGCCGCGCCGGTCCGCCTGATTTTCGTTGCGAAATCCGAGGTCGCCGCCTGGCCCGGAGTCGGCCCGCTGGCGCGGATCTGCGGCACGATCTTCATCCGCCGCCACCGGCGCGAGGCGCGGGTCCAGCAAGGCGTGCTGACGGCCCGTTTCAAGGCCGGGCAGAGGCTGCTGTTCTTTCCCGAGGGTACCTCGACCGACGGGCGCCGGGTGTTGGCGTTCAAATCGACGCTCTTTGCCTCGTTCCTGACGCAGGACCTGCGGGACCTTCTGCATATCCAGCCGGTCACGGTAATCTACCGCGCCCCGGCCGGGCAGGATCGGTTGTTCTACGGCTGGTGGGGCGACATGAGTTTCGCCGGCAACCTGGTCAAGGTCTTCGGTGCGCGCCGCCAGGGCAGTGTCGAGGTGATCTATCACGACCCGCTGAAGGTTGCCGATTTCAACGACCGCAAATCCCTGGCGCTGGCCTGCGAACAGGCCGTGCGCGGCGGGATGCCCTGGGACTGGCAGCGCAGTGACTAG
- a CDS encoding DUF1127 domain-containing protein, with product MTALSTNIPSTGIFSAIGKVLRSVTSAMQAQRAFTALNSLTDRELADIGMTRQDIPARVAEVLKKA from the coding sequence ATGACTGCCCTCAGTACCAACATCCCGTCCACCGGCATCTTCAGCGCGATCGGCAAAGTCCTTCGTTCCGTGACCAGCGCCATGCAAGCCCAACGTGCCTTCACTGCCCTGAATTCGCTGACCGACCGCGAACTGGCCGATATCGGCATGACCCGTCAAGACATCCCGGCCCGTGTTGCCGAAGTCCTGAAGAAAGCCTGA
- a CDS encoding glutamate-5-semialdehyde dehydrogenase, with the protein MKDTNDIAATMRGIGEAARAAAAELAFASQERKYAALVGAAETLWARREAIIDANCEDMAYAEEKGISAAMLDRLMLDERRVQAMVDGLRAVAEQKDPVGDVMADWDMPSGLNIRRVRTPLGVVGVIYESRPNVTADAGALCLKSGNAVILRGGSESFNSARLIHECLVEGLRQAGLPDAAIQLVPTRDRAAVSEMLGMVEYIDVIVPRGGKGLVGLVQREARVPVFAHLEGICHTYVGATADPAMAVEIVLNAKTRRTGICGSMECLLLDWRFYTQHGPLIIDALLKAGVEVRGAGDLQKIPGVTPASPEDFGKEFLDMICAAKLVDGVDEAIDHIRAYGSQHTEAIITEDQAAADYFFQRLDSAILMHNASTQFADGGEFGMGAEIGIATGKMHARGPVGAEQLTSFKYLVEGKGAVRG; encoded by the coding sequence ATGAAGGACACCAACGATATCGCCGCCACCATGCGCGGCATCGGCGAAGCGGCGCGGGCTGCGGCGGCCGAGCTGGCCTTTGCCAGCCAGGAGCGCAAGTACGCCGCCCTTGTCGGCGCGGCGGAAACGCTTTGGGCGCGGCGCGAGGCGATCATCGACGCGAATTGCGAAGACATGGCCTATGCCGAGGAAAAGGGGATCTCTGCGGCGATGCTCGACCGGCTGATGCTGGACGAACGCCGGGTGCAGGCGATGGTCGATGGCCTGCGCGCCGTGGCCGAACAGAAGGACCCGGTCGGCGATGTGATGGCGGACTGGGACATGCCTTCGGGGCTGAACATCCGCCGGGTGCGCACGCCGCTTGGCGTTGTCGGTGTCATCTACGAAAGCCGGCCCAACGTGACGGCGGATGCCGGGGCGCTGTGCCTGAAGTCCGGCAATGCGGTGATCCTGCGTGGCGGCTCTGAAAGCTTTAACAGCGCGCGCCTGATCCACGAATGTCTCGTCGAAGGTCTGCGCCAGGCTGGTCTGCCCGATGCCGCGATCCAGCTTGTGCCCACCCGTGATCGGGCGGCCGTGTCGGAAATGCTCGGCATGGTCGAATACATCGACGTGATCGTGCCGCGCGGCGGCAAGGGCCTTGTCGGCCTTGTTCAGCGCGAGGCCCGCGTGCCGGTCTTTGCGCATCTGGAAGGCATCTGCCACACCTATGTCGGCGCCACGGCCGATCCCGCCATGGCGGTCGAAATCGTGCTGAACGCCAAGACCCGGCGCACCGGGATCTGCGGGTCGATGGAATGCCTGCTGCTTGACTGGCGCTTCTATACCCAACACGGTCCGCTGATCATCGACGCGCTGCTGAAGGCGGGTGTCGAGGTGCGCGGCGCGGGCGATCTGCAGAAAATCCCCGGTGTCACGCCTGCCAGCCCGGAGGATTTCGGCAAGGAATTCCTCGACATGATCTGCGCGGCCAAGCTGGTCGACGGTGTCGACGAAGCCATCGACCACATTCGCGCTTATGGCTCGCAACATACCGAGGCGATCATTACCGAAGATCAGGCCGCGGCGGACTACTTCTTCCAGCGGCTCGACAGCGCGATCCTGATGCACAATGCCTCGACCCAGTTCGCCGACGGCGGGGAATTCGGCATGGGTGCGGAAATCGGCATCGCCACGGGCAAGATGCATGCGCGCGGACCCGTGGGGGCCGAGCAGCTGACCAGCTTCAAGTACCTGGTCGAAGGCAAGGGTGCCGTCAGGGGCTGA
- the rpmA gene encoding 50S ribosomal protein L27, translated as MAHKKAGGSSRNGRDSAGRRLGIKKFGGEVVIPGNIIARQRGTKWYPGQGVGMGKDHTIFATVEGNVEFRKGLKGRTFISVAPVAEAAE; from the coding sequence ATGGCACACAAGAAAGCTGGCGGTTCCTCCCGCAACGGTCGCGACTCAGCAGGTCGCCGCCTCGGCATCAAGAAGTTCGGTGGCGAAGTCGTCATTCCCGGCAACATCATTGCACGCCAGCGGGGCACCAAATGGTACCCCGGGCAGGGCGTCGGCATGGGCAAGGATCACACGATCTTCGCCACGGTCGAGGGCAACGTCGAGTTCCGCAAGGGGCTGAAGGGTCGTACCTTCATCTCGGTCGCTCCAGTGGCCGAGGCCGCCGAGTAA
- the obgE gene encoding GTPase ObgE, whose amino-acid sequence MKFLDLAKVYIRSGAGGNGAVSFRREKFIEYGGPNGGNGGRGGDVVVEAVDGLNTLIDFRYQQHFFARNGQGGMGNLRTGADGEDIILRVPVGTEILDEDEETIIADMTEVGQRVLLAKGGNGGFGNAHFKTSTNQAPRRANPGQEAIERTVWLRLKLIADVGLLGLPNAGKSTFLAATSNARPKVADYPFTTLHPNLGVVGVDGVEFVVADIPGLIEGASEGRGLGDMFLGHVERCAVLLHLIDGTVDEIAEDYETIIGELEAYGEGLADKPRITVMNKIDALDDELREMQREFLEEVTGGPVMFMSGASREGVTEVLRALRAQIDDDRLRRNAPEIDEEDDAWRP is encoded by the coding sequence ATGAAGTTTCTCGATCTCGCAAAGGTCTATATCCGCTCCGGTGCCGGGGGGAACGGGGCCGTTTCCTTCCGCCGTGAGAAGTTCATTGAATACGGCGGGCCCAATGGCGGCAACGGCGGGCGTGGTGGCGACGTGGTGGTCGAGGCCGTCGACGGCCTGAACACGCTGATCGATTTCCGCTACCAGCAGCACTTTTTCGCCCGCAACGGGCAGGGTGGCATGGGCAATCTGCGCACCGGCGCGGATGGCGAAGACATCATCCTGCGCGTCCCCGTCGGGACCGAGATCCTGGATGAAGACGAGGAAACCATCATCGCCGACATGACCGAGGTCGGGCAGCGCGTGCTGCTGGCCAAGGGCGGCAACGGTGGTTTCGGCAACGCCCACTTCAAGACCTCGACCAACCAGGCGCCGCGCCGGGCCAATCCGGGGCAGGAGGCGATCGAACGCACCGTCTGGCTGCGCCTGAAGCTGATCGCCGATGTCGGTCTGCTGGGGCTGCCCAATGCGGGCAAGTCGACCTTCTTGGCCGCGACCTCCAACGCGCGGCCCAAGGTGGCTGATTACCCCTTTACCACGCTGCATCCGAACCTTGGCGTCGTCGGTGTCGACGGTGTCGAATTCGTCGTGGCAGATATTCCGGGCCTGATCGAAGGCGCTTCCGAAGGGCGCGGGCTGGGGGATATGTTCCTGGGCCACGTGGAGCGCTGCGCGGTGCTGTTGCACCTGATCGACGGCACCGTGGACGAGATCGCCGAGGATTACGAGACCATCATCGGAGAACTGGAAGCCTATGGCGAAGGCCTGGCCGACAAGCCCCGCATCACGGTGATGAACAAGATCGACGCCCTGGATGACGAGCTGCGCGAGATGCAGCGCGAATTCCTCGAAGAGGTCACCGGCGGGCCGGTAATGTTCATGTCCGGGGCTTCTCGCGAAGGCGTGACCGAGGTGCTGCGCGCCCTGCGGGCCCAGATCGACGACGACCGTCTGCGCCGCAACGCGCCTGAGATCGACGAGGAGGACGATGCATGGCGTCCCTGA
- a CDS encoding SulP family inorganic anion transporter: MTPLATLRRYLPILDWGRRYDRASLRNDLVAAVIVTIMLIPQSLAYAMLAGLPPEAGLYASIVPILLYAIFGTSRALAVGPVAVVSLLTASALGEVAAPGSGAYAAAALTLAFLSGAVLLALGLLRLGFLANFLSHPVISGFITASGLLIAAGQLKHVLGVPAGGETLIGIGLSLAGHLGDVQGATLAIGGGGIVFLLWVRRGLGPFLRRLGLGAGAADMAVKGGPVVAVIASTLAVRAFGLADQGVAVVGIVPQSLPPLTLPAFSPQLLRDLAVPALMISVIGFVESVSVAKTLAARKRQRIDPDQELIGLGAANIGAAFTGGFPVTGGFSRSVVNADAGAETPAAGAFTAVGLGIAAMSLTPLLHDLPKATLAATIIVAVLSLVDLSILRRTWRNARPDFAVVATTILLTLLMGVEIGVGAGVILSLALHLYKTSRPHVAEVGLIPGTQHFRNVLRHDVETAPGLLMLRVDESLFFVNAHMLEDLLRLRLAADRGIRDVVLMCSAVNVVDFSAEEGLEALNHMLRDAGIGLHLAEVKGPVMDRLRDTHFLHDLNGKVFQSQFDAWVELTGTAGPQRAAE; encoded by the coding sequence ATGACCCCGCTTGCCACCCTGCGCCGCTACCTGCCGATCCTCGACTGGGGGCGGCGGTATGACCGCGCGAGCCTGCGCAACGATCTGGTGGCCGCGGTGATCGTGACGATCATGCTGATCCCTCAATCGCTGGCCTATGCAATGCTGGCGGGGCTGCCGCCCGAAGCGGGGCTTTATGCCTCGATCGTGCCGATCCTGCTCTATGCGATCTTCGGCACCTCGCGCGCGCTTGCTGTCGGGCCGGTGGCGGTGGTGTCCCTGCTGACCGCCTCGGCATTGGGAGAGGTCGCAGCCCCCGGCAGCGGCGCCTATGCCGCCGCCGCGCTGACGCTTGCCTTCCTGTCGGGGGCGGTGCTGCTGGCGCTTGGCCTGTTGCGGCTTGGTTTTCTGGCGAATTTCCTCAGTCACCCGGTGATTTCGGGCTTCATCACCGCCTCCGGGCTGCTGATCGCGGCGGGGCAGTTGAAACATGTGCTGGGGGTTCCGGCAGGGGGCGAGACGCTGATCGGGATCGGGCTGTCGCTGGCGGGCCATCTTGGCGATGTGCAGGGGGCGACCCTGGCCATCGGCGGCGGCGGGATCGTCTTTCTGCTTTGGGTACGTCGGGGGCTTGGACCCTTCCTGCGCCGGCTCGGCCTGGGGGCCGGAGCGGCGGACATGGCGGTCAAGGGCGGGCCGGTCGTGGCCGTCATCGCCTCGACCCTGGCTGTGCGGGCCTTCGGGCTGGCCGATCAGGGCGTTGCGGTGGTCGGTATCGTACCGCAAAGCCTGCCGCCCCTGACGCTGCCGGCGTTTTCGCCGCAATTGCTGCGCGATCTCGCGGTGCCTGCGCTGATGATTTCCGTGATCGGCTTTGTCGAATCCGTTTCGGTGGCCAAGACGCTGGCGGCCCGCAAACGCCAGCGCATCGACCCGGATCAGGAACTGATCGGTCTGGGCGCGGCGAATATCGGCGCGGCCTTCACCGGCGGCTTTCCGGTGACGGGGGGCTTTTCACGTTCGGTCGTCAATGCAGATGCGGGGGCGGAAACACCGGCGGCCGGGGCCTTTACCGCCGTCGGGCTGGGCATTGCGGCCATGTCGCTGACCCCGCTGCTGCATGATCTGCCGAAGGCGACCCTTGCGGCGACGATCATCGTGGCGGTGCTGAGCCTGGTGGATCTGTCGATCCTGCGCCGCACCTGGCGCAACGCGCGCCCCGATTTCGCGGTGGTGGCGACGACCATCCTGCTGACCCTGCTGATGGGCGTCGAGATCGGCGTCGGGGCGGGCGTGATCCTGTCGCTGGCGCTGCATCTTTACAAGACCTCTCGCCCTCATGTGGCCGAGGTCGGCCTGATCCCCGGCACTCAGCATTTCCGAAATGTCCTGCGTCATGACGTCGAAACCGCGCCGGGTCTGCTGATGCTGCGCGTCGATGAAAGCCTGTTTTTCGTCAATGCCCACATGCTGGAAGACCTGCTGCGCCTGCGTCTGGCCGCGGATCGCGGGATTCGCGACGTGGTTCTGATGTGCTCGGCGGTGAATGTGGTCGATTTCTCGGCCGAGGAAGGGCTTGAGGCGCTGAACCACATGCTGCGCGATGCCGGGATCGGTTTGCACCTGGCCGAGGTCAAGGGCCCGGTGATGGACCGGCTGCGCGACACCCATTTTCTGCACGACCTGAACGGCAAGGTCTTTCAGTCGCAATTTGACGCCTGGGTGGAACTGACCGGCACCGCAGGCCCGCAGCGGGCTGCCGAATAG
- a CDS encoding histidine phosphotransferase family protein: protein MILQNSHLLASLIGSRICHDLISPVGAIQNGIELLSLEGAVRGPEMLLISDSVSAASAKIRFLRVAFGLAGHGQKIGPPEVCSILDDLSQNGRITYDWTPQGSFDRSDIQEVFLALLCLESAMPQGGTISVTRADDGHGWEVSGPAQLSRPAASVWETLKTGEGTETVMPAHVQFALLPALISERFGTISITETDQGVTVSF, encoded by the coding sequence ATGATCTTGCAGAATAGCCATTTACTCGCCTCGCTGATAGGGTCCCGTATCTGCCACGACCTTATTTCGCCGGTGGGAGCCATTCAAAACGGTATCGAACTGTTGTCGCTGGAAGGGGCCGTCCGCGGCCCGGAAATGCTGCTGATCTCGGATTCCGTTTCTGCCGCTTCCGCCAAGATCCGCTTTCTGCGGGTTGCCTTCGGCCTTGCCGGCCACGGTCAGAAGATCGGCCCGCCCGAGGTCTGTTCGATTCTTGATGACCTTAGCCAGAATGGCCGGATCACCTATGACTGGACCCCCCAGGGCAGTTTCGACCGCTCGGATATCCAGGAGGTCTTTCTGGCCCTGCTCTGCCTCGAAAGCGCGATGCCCCAGGGCGGTACGATTTCAGTCACCCGCGCAGATGACGGCCATGGCTGGGAGGTCTCGGGCCCGGCACAACTGTCGCGCCCTGCGGCCTCGGTCTGGGAAACGCTGAAGACCGGCGAAGGCACGGAAACCGTCATGCCCGCGCATGTGCAATTCGCCTTGCTGCCCGCATTGATCAGCGAACGTTTCGGCACCATCAGCATTACCGAGACTGACCAGGGCGTCACCGTCAGCTTCTGA
- a CDS encoding thiamine phosphate synthase has protein sequence MSQDEQPQIYLISPPEFDLMVFPDRLAAVLDQHEVACVRLALATHDEDRLCRAADALREVTHARDVALVIDRHILLAERLGLDGVHLEDGARSVRKARKALGADAIVGAFCGNSSHEGMSAGEAGCDYISFGPVTETALADGGIAEDELFEWWSQMIELPVVAEGGLDAETVTRLAPLTDFFGIGEEIWSQDDAIAAFTALTAALR, from the coding sequence ATGTCCCAGGACGAGCAGCCGCAGATCTACCTGATTTCTCCGCCCGAGTTTGACCTGATGGTCTTTCCCGACCGGCTGGCAGCCGTTCTGGACCAGCACGAGGTCGCCTGCGTGCGCCTGGCCCTGGCCACCCATGACGAAGACCGCCTGTGCCGGGCCGCCGATGCCCTGCGCGAGGTGACCCATGCCCGCGACGTGGCGCTGGTGATCGACCGGCATATCCTGCTGGCCGAACGTCTTGGCCTGGACGGGGTGCATCTGGAAGACGGCGCACGTTCGGTCCGCAAGGCACGCAAGGCGCTTGGCGCCGACGCGATCGTCGGGGCCTTCTGCGGCAATTCCAGCCACGAAGGCATGAGCGCCGGCGAAGCGGGCTGCGATTACATCAGCTTTGGTCCGGTCACCGAAACCGCCCTGGCCGATGGCGGCATCGCCGAGGACGAATTGTTTGAATGGTGGTCCCAGATGATCGAGCTTCCGGTGGTCGCCGAAGGTGGTCTGGACGCTGAAACCGTGACCCGACTTGCCCCGCTCACCGATTTCTTCGGCATCGGAGAAGAGATCTGGTCGCAGGACGACGCCATCGCAGCCTTTACCGCACTGACGGCTGCACTTCGCTGA
- a CDS encoding GNAT family N-acetyltransferase gives MNDDIAIDQSVITVDSLDLRPLRPSDAGLIGLYAADERVARMTTSIPHPLAPGTTEAYIARAMVPDRREIIWAIDSSRFGGAELKGVISLKRIDEAQSEIGYWVAPAWWNANVASEAVTALVAANPLQDRSIFASVFQDNPASARVLTKNGFEYVGDAETFSVARAAKVATWTYIRKLD, from the coding sequence ATGAACGACGACATCGCAATCGATCAATCCGTGATCACGGTCGACAGTCTTGACCTGCGGCCCCTGCGTCCCTCGGATGCCGGGCTGATCGGTCTCTATGCCGCCGATGAACGGGTCGCGCGCATGACCACGTCGATCCCGCATCCCCTGGCACCCGGCACGACAGAGGCCTATATCGCCCGTGCCATGGTGCCGGACCGTCGCGAAATCATCTGGGCCATCGATTCCAGCCGTTTCGGCGGGGCAGAGCTGAAGGGCGTCATCAGCCTGAAGCGGATCGACGAGGCGCAGTCGGAAATCGGCTATTGGGTCGCGCCTGCCTGGTGGAACGCCAATGTCGCCTCCGAAGCGGTGACGGCCCTGGTCGCGGCAAACCCGTTGCAGGATCGGTCGATCTTCGCCAGCGTGTTTCAGGATAACCCCGCCTCGGCGCGGGTGCTCACGAAAAATGGCTTTGAATATGTCGGCGACGCCGAAACATTCTCGGTCGCCCGGGCCGCCAAGGTGGCGACCTGGACGTATATTCGCAAACTCGATTGA
- a CDS encoding DUF3553 domain-containing protein: MDDLNELLEPGMLVRHQSHFDWGVGQVQSNIRGRITVNFPEMGKVVIEGSQVALIPVFNQ; the protein is encoded by the coding sequence ATGGACGACCTGAATGAACTTTTGGAACCCGGCATGCTTGTCCGGCATCAGTCACATTTTGATTGGGGGGTGGGCCAGGTACAATCGAACATCAGGGGACGCATTACTGTGAACTTTCCGGAAATGGGCAAGGTTGTCATAGAAGGGTCCCAGGTCGCATTGATACCTGTCTTTAACCAATGA
- a CDS encoding 50S ribosomal protein L21 has product MFAVLKTGGKQYKVQSGDLLRVEKLAADAGETIQFNDILMLGGDSVVVGAPFVAGAAVQAEVVDQIKGDKVIHFVKRRRKHSSKRTKGHRQSLTLLKVTDILADGGDKTGVKAALGAGSAPASASAAGKGAAAAVDGADDLKKLSGVGPAMEKKLVAAGVTSYAQVAAWTEADVARIDEELSLKGKIEKEGWVAQAAELQG; this is encoded by the coding sequence ATGTTTGCGGTTCTCAAGACCGGCGGCAAGCAATACAAGGTCCAGTCCGGCGACCTTCTGCGTGTCGAAAAGCTGGCGGCTGATGCCGGCGAAACCATCCAGTTCAACGACATCCTGATGCTGGGCGGCGACTCCGTCGTTGTCGGCGCGCCCTTCGTGGCCGGCGCCGCAGTCCAGGCCGAGGTTGTCGACCAGATCAAGGGTGACAAGGTCATCCACTTCGTCAAGCGTCGTCGTAAGCATTCGTCCAAGCGGACCAAGGGTCATCGTCAATCCCTGACCCTGCTGAAAGTGACCGACATCCTGGCCGATGGCGGCGACAAGACCGGCGTCAAGGCTGCTCTGGGTGCCGGTTCGGCCCCAGCTTCGGCTTCGGCCGCTGGCAAGGGTGCCGCAGCCGCCGTGGACGGCGCTGACGACCTGAAGAAGCTTTCCGGCGTAGGCCCGGCGATGGAGAAGAAACTGGTCGCCGCAGGCGTCACCAGCTACGCTCAGGTCGCTGCCTGGACCGAAGCTGACGTGGCCCGCATCGACGAAGAACTTTCGTTGAAGGGCAAGATCGAAAAAGAAGGCTGGGTCGCACAAGCGGCTGAGCTTCAAGGCTAA
- a CDS encoding GNAT family N-acetyltransferase, whose translation MPKFETRIAKTEEDLQAAQHLRYEVFIRELGGTGEMVDHAAGLERDRFDPHFDHLLLLDNARPGALRDRVVGVYRLLPDSRAAALGQYYSEDEYDLSVLKSSGRRLLELGRSCLHADYRGGEAMVVMWQALSAYIEERGIEVLFGVASFHGTDIDALAGPLSLLHARHLAPEDIRTRAQPAAFQPMDLIAEDQIDRVAAMRAVPALIKGYLKLGGFVGEGAFVDHAFNTIDICLVLDLSRLNEKQSRLYTRGG comes from the coding sequence ATGCCGAAGTTCGAAACACGCATCGCCAAGACCGAAGAAGACCTGCAGGCGGCGCAGCATCTGCGCTATGAAGTTTTCATCCGTGAATTGGGCGGCACCGGCGAGATGGTCGATCACGCCGCCGGGCTTGAGCGGGATCGTTTCGATCCGCATTTCGACCATCTGCTGCTGCTCGACAATGCCCGGCCCGGCGCCCTGCGGGACCGGGTTGTGGGCGTCTATCGCCTGCTGCCGGACAGCCGGGCGGCGGCCCTCGGACAGTATTACAGCGAAGATGAATATGATCTGAGCGTGCTGAAATCCTCAGGCCGGCGGTTGCTGGAACTGGGACGGTCCTGCCTGCATGCCGATTATCGCGGTGGCGAGGCGATGGTGGTCATGTGGCAGGCGCTGTCGGCCTATATCGAAGAACGCGGGATCGAGGTGCTGTTCGGCGTGGCCTCGTTCCATGGTACGGATATCGACGCGCTGGCCGGGCCGCTGTCGCTGCTGCACGCCCGCCACCTCGCACCCGAGGACATCCGCACCCGGGCCCAACCGGCAGCCTTTCAGCCGATGGACCTGATTGCCGAGGATCAAATCGACCGGGTCGCGGCCATGCGGGCGGTGCCGGCCCTGATCAAGGGCTACCTCAAGCTGGGCGGTTTCGTGGGCGAGGGGGCCTTTGTCGACCATGCTTTCAATACGATCGACATCTGCCTTGTCCTCGACCTCTCCCGACTGAACGAAAAGCAAAGCCGGCTTTACACGCGCGGAGGGTGA